From Xenopus tropicalis strain Nigerian chromosome 3, UCB_Xtro_10.0, whole genome shotgun sequence, the proteins below share one genomic window:
- the npm1 gene encoding nucleophosmin isoform X1 has protein sequence MEDSMDMDSIAPLRPQNFLFGCELKADKREYSFKVEDDENEHQLSLRTVSVGASAKDELHVVEAEGINYEGKTIKITLASLKPSVQPTVSLGGFEITPPVILRLKSGSGPVYVSGQHLVALEDLESTDDEDEEHDVPSPKNAKRTASDAASKVPRKKTRLEEEDEADSDEDDDDDDDDEEEDDEDEDEEDETPVKKTPEQKGKQDTKPQTPKTPKTPLSFDEIKAKMQTSLEKGTVLPKVEVKFANYVKNCFRTENQKVIQDLFKWRQSLKDSK, from the exons GATGTGAACTTAAAGCAGACAAAAGAGAATATTCATTTAAAGTTGAAGATGATGAAAATGAGCACCAATTGTCATTGAGAACG GTTAGTGTGGGTGCATCTGCTAAAGATGAGCTGCATGTTGTTGAGGCTGAAGGAATAAATTATGAAGGGAAAACCATTAAAATTACACTTGCCTCATTGAAGCCATCTGTGCAACCAACG GTTTCTCTAGGGGGATTTGAGATAACACCACCAGTAATCTTGCGGTTGAAATCTGGGTCAGGGCCAGTATATGTCAGTGGGCAGCATCTTGTGG CTTTAGAAGATCTTGAATCCACAGATGATGAAGATGAGGAACATGATGTGCCCAgtccaaaaaatgcaaaaaggacGGCATCAGATGCTGCATCAAAGGTTCCTCGG aaaaaaacacgtCTGGAGGAAGAGGACGAGGCTGATTCAGACGA ggatgatgatgatgatgacgatgatgaggaGGAGGACGACGAAGATGAGGATGAAGAGGATGAAACACCTGTTAAAAAG aCTCCAGAGCAGAAAGGAAAGCAGGATACAAAGCCTCAAACACCAAAGACACCAAAAACGCCTTTGTCTTTTgatgaaataaaagcaaagatgcaAACTTCATTAGAAAAG GGCACTGTTCTTCCTAAAGTGGAAGTAAAGTTTGCAAACTATGTGAAGAATTGCTTTAGGACAGAAAATCAGAAG gtaaTTCAAGATCTTTTCAAATGGAGACAGTCCCTGAAAGACTCAAAATAA
- the npm1 gene encoding nucleophosmin, with protein sequence MEDSMDMDSIAPLRPQNFLFGCELKADKREYSFKVEDDENEHQLSLRTVSVGASAKDELHVVEAEGINYEGKTIKITLASLKPSVQPTVSLGGFEITPPVILRLKSGSGPVYVSGQHLVALEDLESTDDEDEEHDVPSPKNAKRTASDAASKVPRKKTRLEEEDEADSDEDDDDDDDDEEEDDEDEDEEDETPVKKTDLPTKPKAAQKLNHNGKASELPTPLKTPKTPEQKGKQDTKPQTPKTPKTPLSFDEIKAKMQTSLEKGTVLPKVEVKFANYVKNCFRTENQKVIQDLFKWRQSLKDSK encoded by the exons GATGTGAACTTAAAGCAGACAAAAGAGAATATTCATTTAAAGTTGAAGATGATGAAAATGAGCACCAATTGTCATTGAGAACG GTTAGTGTGGGTGCATCTGCTAAAGATGAGCTGCATGTTGTTGAGGCTGAAGGAATAAATTATGAAGGGAAAACCATTAAAATTACACTTGCCTCATTGAAGCCATCTGTGCAACCAACG GTTTCTCTAGGGGGATTTGAGATAACACCACCAGTAATCTTGCGGTTGAAATCTGGGTCAGGGCCAGTATATGTCAGTGGGCAGCATCTTGTGG CTTTAGAAGATCTTGAATCCACAGATGATGAAGATGAGGAACATGATGTGCCCAgtccaaaaaatgcaaaaaggacGGCATCAGATGCTGCATCAAAGGTTCCTCGG aaaaaaacacgtCTGGAGGAAGAGGACGAGGCTGATTCAGACGA ggatgatgatgatgatgacgatgatgaggaGGAGGACGACGAAGATGAGGATGAAGAGGATGAAACACCTGTTAAAAAG ACTGACTTGCCTACAAAACCAAAGGCAGCTCAAAAGTTAAATCACAATGGGAAGGCTTCTGAATTACCCACACCACTAAAGACTCCAAAA aCTCCAGAGCAGAAAGGAAAGCAGGATACAAAGCCTCAAACACCAAAGACACCAAAAACGCCTTTGTCTTTTgatgaaataaaagcaaagatgcaAACTTCATTAGAAAAG GGCACTGTTCTTCCTAAAGTGGAAGTAAAGTTTGCAAACTATGTGAAGAATTGCTTTAGGACAGAAAATCAGAAG gtaaTTCAAGATCTTTTCAAATGGAGACAGTCCCTGAAAGACTCAAAATAA